The following proteins are encoded in a genomic region of Nicotiana sylvestris chromosome 4, ASM39365v2, whole genome shotgun sequence:
- the LOC138890238 gene encoding uncharacterized protein, whose amino-acid sequence MKAVIIGSLAYILVGERPLTVDVQALYNRFVRLDILQPSRVLACVISRSSLFDRIRERQYDDPYLLVLADKVQHDDARDVIIGDDGVLRMHGQICMPNVDGLRVLILEEAHSSRYSIHPGVANMYHDLRQHHWWRRMKKEIVGFLARCLNCQQVKYEH is encoded by the coding sequence ATGAAGGCGGTGATtatagggagtttggcatatattctagttggggagagacctctcaCAGTTGATGTACAGGCATTGtacaatcggtttgtgaggttggatattttgcagcccagtcgggtattggcttgtgtgatttctcggtcttccttatttgatcgcatcagggagcgccaatatgatgatccttacTTGCTTGTCCTTGcggacaaagttcagcacgacgatgccagagatgtgattattggtgatgatggggtattgaggatgcatggccagaTATgcatgcccaatgtagatgggcttcgagtgttgattctagaggaggcccatagctcgcggtattccattcatccaggtgtcgCGAATATGTATCATGATCTGAGACAACAtcattggtggaggagaatgaagaaggaaattGTGGGGTttttagctcggtgtctcaattgtcagcaggtgaaatatgagcattag